The following are encoded together in the Bradyrhizobium algeriense genome:
- a CDS encoding chorismate mutase produces MSKAPSKAPPAPPSLQELRKEIDAIDEQVHRLLMARGDIIDRLIQVKQTQEVGSAFRPAREASMMRQLVQRHRGILPLDTIESIWRVIISTFTYVQAPFAVHADVSVGEPAMRDSARFHFGFVVPYVGHFSAQAAVEAVAKSKGDLALVSAISSRTPWWIALEADGAPKIIARLPFLERADHPAALPVFVISRVADDAMVTEVQMWSVRVSGWNADIARAVAPLAEIVAVPDTAFDGAALLVSDAGAGFEKIKKALVQAGASVRSSALVGSHATRYTVPPNGAAES; encoded by the coding sequence ATGTCCAAGGCACCGTCCAAGGCACCCCCGGCCCCGCCCTCGCTGCAGGAATTGCGCAAGGAGATCGATGCGATCGACGAGCAGGTCCATCGCCTCCTGATGGCCCGCGGCGACATCATCGACCGGCTGATCCAGGTGAAGCAGACCCAGGAAGTCGGCTCCGCGTTCCGCCCGGCGCGCGAGGCCAGCATGATGCGGCAACTGGTGCAGCGTCATCGCGGCATCCTGCCGCTCGACACCATCGAGAGCATCTGGCGCGTCATCATCTCGACCTTCACCTATGTCCAGGCGCCGTTCGCGGTGCATGCGGACGTCTCGGTCGGCGAGCCCGCGATGCGGGATTCGGCGCGGTTTCATTTCGGCTTCGTCGTGCCTTATGTGGGCCATTTCAGCGCGCAGGCCGCGGTCGAAGCGGTGGCGAAATCGAAGGGCGACCTGGCGCTGGTCTCGGCAATCTCGAGCCGCACGCCGTGGTGGATCGCGCTGGAAGCGGACGGCGCGCCAAAGATCATCGCGCGGCTGCCGTTCCTCGAACGCGCCGACCATCCGGCGGCGCTCCCCGTCTTCGTGATCTCACGGGTCGCCGACGATGCCATGGTGACCGAGGTCCAGATGTGGAGCGTGCGCGTCTCTGGCTGGAACGCCGATATCGCGCGCGCCGTGGCTCCGCTCGCTGAAATCGTCGCGGTGCCCGACACCGCCTTCGACGGCGCGGCGCTCCTGGTGTCGGATGCCGGCGCCGGCTTCGAGAAGATCAAGAAAGCCCTGGTCCAGGCCGGCGCCTCGGTGCGCTCGTCGGCCCTCGTCGGCAGCCACGCAACGCGCTATACGGTGCCCCCGAACGGGGCAGCCGAGTCCTAA
- the hisC gene encoding histidinol-phosphate transaminase, with protein MNRPVPNPGILDIAPYTPGKTPVPEPGRKVFKLSANETPFGPSPKAIEVYKAAAAHLEDYPEGTSRVLREAIGRAYGLDPNRIICGAGSDEILNLLAHTYLSHGDEAISTAHGFLVYPIATMANGAKNVVAPETDFTADVDAILARVTPRTKLVWLANPNNPTGTYVPFDEVKRLRASLPQNVLLVLDAAYSDYVSRNDYELGLELVATTENTVMTHTFSKIHGLASLRIGWMFGPANIIDAVNRIRGPFNVSTPAMLAAVAAIEDTAHVQMSKAFTEQWRNWLTEEIGKLGLKVTPSVANFVLIHFPQEKGKTSADADVFLTKRGLVLRALNNYGLPHALRMTIGTEEANRLVVEALRDFMAAK; from the coding sequence ATGAACCGTCCCGTGCCGAATCCCGGCATTCTCGATATTGCGCCCTACACGCCCGGCAAGACGCCGGTGCCGGAGCCGGGCCGCAAGGTGTTCAAGCTGTCCGCCAACGAGACCCCGTTCGGGCCGTCGCCGAAGGCGATCGAAGTCTATAAGGCCGCGGCGGCACATCTGGAGGACTATCCGGAAGGCACCTCGCGGGTGCTGCGCGAGGCGATCGGCCGCGCCTATGGGCTCGATCCCAACCGCATCATCTGCGGTGCCGGCTCGGACGAAATCCTCAACCTGCTGGCGCACACCTATCTCAGCCACGGCGATGAAGCGATCTCCACCGCCCACGGTTTTCTGGTGTACCCGATCGCCACGATGGCGAACGGCGCGAAAAACGTCGTCGCGCCCGAGACCGACTTCACCGCCGACGTCGACGCCATTCTCGCGCGCGTGACGCCGCGCACGAAACTGGTGTGGCTGGCCAACCCGAACAATCCGACCGGCACCTACGTGCCGTTCGACGAGGTCAAGCGGCTGCGCGCCAGCCTGCCGCAGAATGTGCTGCTGGTGCTGGACGCCGCCTATTCCGACTACGTGTCGCGCAACGATTACGAGCTCGGACTGGAGTTGGTGGCGACCACCGAAAACACCGTGATGACGCACACCTTCTCCAAGATCCACGGGCTGGCCAGCTTACGGATCGGCTGGATGTTCGGCCCTGCCAACATCATCGACGCCGTCAACCGGATTCGCGGGCCGTTCAACGTCTCGACGCCGGCGATGCTGGCGGCGGTGGCCGCGATCGAGGACACTGCGCATGTCCAGATGTCGAAGGCGTTCACCGAGCAGTGGCGCAACTGGCTGACCGAAGAAATCGGCAAGCTGGGGCTCAAGGTGACGCCGAGCGTGGCGAATTTCGTGCTGATCCACTTCCCGCAGGAGAAAGGCAAGACGTCGGCGGACGCGGACGTGTTTCTAACTAAACGAGGCCTGGTGCTGCGGGCGCTCAACAATTACGGCCTCCCCCACGCCCTGCGCATGACCATCGGCACCGAGGAGGCCAATCGCCTCGTCGTCGAGGCCTTGCGCGACTTTATGGCGGCCAAATGA
- the metX gene encoding homoserine O-acetyltransferase MetX has product MTNVHSISSPSILNEDRAHEADHPTSPVATFGMDQPLRLDCGIDLAPFQIAYQTYGELNADRSNAILICHALTLDQHVANLHPLTGKAGWWEIMVGPGRPLDTDRYFIICSNVIGGCMGSTGPASTDPATGKAWGLDFPVITIPDMVRAQAMLLDRLGIETLFCVIGGSMGGMQVLQWTAAYPERVFSALPVACSTRHSAQNIAFHELGRQAVMADPDWHHGRYFERSTHPHRGLAVARMAGHITYLSDAALHRKFGRRMQDRELPTFSFDADFQVESYLRYQGSSFVERFDANSYLYLTRAMDYFDIAADHSGVLAQAFLGIKTRFCVVSFTSDWLFPTSESRALVHALNASSARVSFAEIETDRGHDAFLLDVPEFFDISRAFLESAGKARGLSNGAGG; this is encoded by the coding sequence ATGACAAACGTGCATTCGATATCTAGTCCCTCGATCCTCAACGAGGATCGCGCCCATGAGGCCGATCATCCGACCTCGCCGGTGGCGACGTTCGGCATGGATCAGCCCTTGAGGCTCGATTGCGGCATCGATCTCGCGCCGTTCCAGATCGCCTATCAGACCTATGGCGAACTGAACGCCGATCGCTCCAACGCCATTCTGATCTGCCACGCGCTGACGCTGGATCAGCACGTCGCCAATTTGCATCCCCTGACGGGCAAGGCCGGCTGGTGGGAAATCATGGTCGGTCCCGGCCGTCCGCTCGATACCGACCGATACTTCATCATCTGTTCGAATGTGATCGGCGGCTGTATGGGATCGACCGGTCCGGCCTCGACCGATCCGGCCACCGGCAAGGCCTGGGGGCTGGATTTTCCCGTGATCACCATCCCCGACATGGTCCGAGCGCAGGCCATGCTGCTCGACCGGCTGGGGATCGAAACCTTGTTTTGCGTGATCGGCGGATCGATGGGCGGCATGCAGGTGCTGCAATGGACCGCCGCCTATCCGGAGCGCGTGTTCTCGGCGCTGCCGGTCGCCTGCTCGACGCGCCACTCCGCACAGAACATCGCGTTTCATGAACTCGGCCGACAGGCCGTGATGGCTGATCCGGACTGGCACCATGGGCGCTATTTCGAACGCAGCACCCATCCGCATCGTGGATTGGCAGTGGCGCGGATGGCCGGGCACATCACCTATCTCTCCGACGCCGCGCTGCATCGCAAGTTCGGACGGCGGATGCAGGACCGCGAGTTGCCGACCTTCTCGTTCGACGCGGATTTCCAGGTCGAAAGCTATCTGCGCTATCAAGGCTCGTCCTTTGTCGAGCGTTTTGACGCCAACAGCTATCTCTATCTGACGCGGGCGATGGACTATTTCGATATCGCCGCCGACCACAGCGGCGTGCTGGCGCAGGCGTTTCTCGGCATCAAGACCCGCTTCTGCGTGGTGTCGTTCACCTCGGACTGGCTGTTCCCGACCTCGGAATCGCGGGCGCTGGTGCATGCGCTGAACGCTTCCAGCGCGCGGGTGTCGTTCGCCGAGATCGAGACCGATCGCGGCCATGACGCCTTCCTGCTCGATGTGCCGGAGTTCTTCGACATTTCCCGCGCCTTCCTGGAATCGGCCGGCAAGGCGCGTGGGCTCTCCAATGGTGCGGGTGGTTGA